In Panthera tigris isolate Pti1 chromosome C1, P.tigris_Pti1_mat1.1, whole genome shotgun sequence, the following proteins share a genomic window:
- the ANKRD34A gene encoding ankyrin repeat domain-containing protein 34A — MLHTEGHALLRAVGQGKLRLARLLLEGGAYVNEGDAQGETALMAACRARYDDPQNKARMVRYLLEQGADPNIADRLGRTALMHACAGGGGAAVASLLLAHGADPSVRDHAGASALVHALDRGDRETLATLLDACKAKGTEVIIITTDTSPSGTKKTRQYLNSPPSPGVEDPAPAPPSPGVCTSPSEIQLQAAGGGGGGGGGGGGGGRGLLSPRAQEEEEKRDVFEFPLPKPPDDPSPSEPLPKPPRHPPKPLKRLNSEPWGLVAPPQPVPPAEGRPGIERLTAEFNGLTLTGRPRLSRRHSTEGPEDPPPWAEKVTGGGPLSRRNTAPEAQESGPPAGLRQKLSRMEPVELDTPGNICPDSPECSRLSLERRRYSASPLTLPPAGSAPSPRQSQESLPGAVSPLSGRRRSPGLLERRGSGTLLLDHIAQTRPGFLPPLNVSPHPPIPDIRPQPGGRAPSLPAPPQAGAPGSPRTKRKLVRRHSMQTEQIRLLGGFQSLGGPGEPGR, encoded by the coding sequence ATGCTGCACACCGAGGGCCACGCTCTTCTTCGGGCCGTGGGTCAGGGTAAGCTACGCTTGGCCCGTTTGCTTCTGGAGGGAGGCGCCTACGTGAATGAGGGTGATGCCCAGGGTGAGACTGCGCTAATGGCGGCCTGTCGGGCCCGTTACGACGACCCCCAGAACAAGGCACGCATGGTACGCTACCTCCTGGAGCAAGGCGCTGACCCCAACATCGCAGACCGCCTGGGGCGCACCGCGCTCATGCACGCTtgcgccgggggtgggggcgccgcCGTGGCTTCGCTGCTCCTTGCCCACGGTGCAGACCCCTCAGTGAGAGATCACGCGGGAGCCTCGGCGCTTGTCCACGCCCTGGACCGCGGGGACCGTGAGACCCTTGCCACGCTGCTGGACGCCTGTAAGGCCAAGGGCACGGaggtcatcatcatcaccaccgaCACCTCTCCCTCGGGAACCAAGAAGACACGGCAGTATCTCAATTCCCCACCGTCCCCGGGGGTGGAGGACCCGGCTCCCGCTCCTCCTAGCCCGGGGGTCTGCACTTCGCCTTCGGAAATCCAACTGCAggctgcaggaggaggaggaggaggaggtggaggaggaggaggaggaggacgggggTTGCTGTCCCCTCGCgctcaggaagaagaggagaagcgGGACGTATTCGAATTCCCTCTTCCTAAACCCCCCGATGACCCCTCCCCTTCTGAGCCGCTCCCCAAACCACCCCGTCACCCTCCAAAACCACTCAAAAGGCTCAACTCCGAGCCCTGGGGCCTAGTGGCCCCTCCTCAACCTGTCCCGCCCGCGGAAGGGAGGCCGGGGATCGAGCGCCTGACCGCCGAATTCAACGGCCTGACCCTGACCGGTCGACCCCGTCTTTCCAGACGTCACAGCACTGAAGGCCCGGAGGACCCGCCTCCGTGGGCGGAGAAAGTGACGGGTGGGGGTCCTCTCTCTCGCCGAAACACTGCGCCAGAAGCTCAGGAGTCCGGTCCCCCTGCGGGGCTGAGGCAGAAACTGAGCCGCATGGAGCCGGTGGAGCTCGATACTCCCGGGAATATTTGCCCCGACTCGCCGGAGTGCAGCCGTTTGTCCCTGGAGCGCCGCCGATACAGCGCCTCCCCGCTGACCCTCCCTCCAGCCGGCTCGGCGCCCTCGCCGCGCCAGTCCCAGGAGAGTCTGCCTGGGGCAGTCTCTCCCCTGAGCGGACGGAGGCGGAGTCCCGGGCTGCTGGAGCGGAGGGGCTCGGGGACGTTGCTCCTGGACCACATCGCGCAAACGCGGCCTGGTTTCCTGCCTCCGCTCAACGtcagcccccaccctcccatccccgaCATTCGCCCCCAACCCGGAGGTCGGGCGCCTTCgctgcccgcccctccccaggcGGGGGCGCCAGGCTCTCCTAGGACCAAGCGCAAGTTGGTGAGGCGCCACTCGATGCAGACTGAGCAGATCCGCCTGCTAGGGGGCTTCCAGAGTCTAGGCGGGCCAGGGGAGCCAGGGCGCTGA
- the POLR3GL gene encoding DNA-directed RNA polymerase III subunit RPC7-like isoform X1, translating into MCQWADLPPGLLLDWPGELTNGKPWEAELGRQKLEEDLQISSWLRRGLRVGEGQQVFLTGSLNTQAPSTMASRGGGRGRGRGQLTFNMEAVGIGKGDALPPPTLQPSPLFPPLEFRPVPLPSGEEGEYVLALKQELRGAMRQLPYFIRPAVPKRDVERYSDKYQMSGPIDNAIDWNPDWRRLPRELKIRVRKLQKERTPILIPKRPPKNTEDKEETIQKLETLEKKEEEVTSEEDEEKEEEEEKEEEEEEEYDEEEHEEETDYIMSYFDNGEDFGGDSDDNMDEAIY; encoded by the exons atgtgccag TGGGCGGATCTCCCTCCTGGTCTTCTCCTAGATTGGCCGGGAGAATTGACCAATGGGAAGCCCTGGGAGGCGGAGCTAGGGCGCCAGAAGCTAGAGGAAGACCTGCAAATTTCAAGTTGGCTGCGACGTGGGCtccgcgtgggggaggggcagcag gttttTCTCACTGGATCTCTGAATACCCAGGCCCCCTCCACCATGGCCAGTCGGGGTGGGGGCCGGGGTCGTGGCCGGGGCCAGCTGACCTTCAACATGGAGGCTGTGGGCATTGGGAAGGGGGAtgctcttcccccacccaccctgcagcCTTCTCCACTCTTCCCT CCCTTGGAGTTCCGCCCAGTGCCTCTGCCctcaggagaggaaggggaataTGTTCTGGCACTGAAGCAGGAGCTACGAGGGGCCATGAGGCAGCTCCCCTACTTCATCCGGCCAGCTGTCCCCAAGAGAG ATGTGGAGCGTTACTCAGACAAATATCAGATGTCAGGGCCGATTGACAATGCCATCGATTGGAACCCTG ATTGGCGACGTTTACCCCGTGAGTTAAAGATCCGAGTAAGGAAGCTACAAAAGGAAC GGACCCCCATCCTAATCCCCAAGAGGCCCCCCAAGAACACAGAAGATAAGGAAGAAACAATACAGAAACTGGAG ACcctggagaagaaggaggaggaagtgacttcagaggaagatgaagagaaagaagaagaagaagagaaggaagaggaagaagaagaggagtaCGACGAAGAAGAACATGAAGAG gAAACTGATTACATCATGTCATATTTTGACAATGGAGAGGACTTTGGGGGTGACAGTGATGACAATATGGATGAGGCTATATACTGA
- the POLR3GL gene encoding DNA-directed RNA polymerase III subunit RPC7-like isoform X2, producing MCQWADLPPGLLLDWPGELTNGKPWEAELGRQKLEEDLQISSWLRRGLRVGEGQQVFLTGSLNTQAPSTMASRGGGRGRGRGQLTFNMEAVGIGKGDALPPPTLQPSPLFPPLEFRPVPLPSGEEGEYVLALKQELRGAMRQLPYFIRPAVPKRDWRRLPRELKIRVRKLQKERTPILIPKRPPKNTEDKEETIQKLETLEKKEEEVTSEEDEEKEEEEEKEEEEEEEYDEEEHEEETDYIMSYFDNGEDFGGDSDDNMDEAIY from the exons atgtgccag TGGGCGGATCTCCCTCCTGGTCTTCTCCTAGATTGGCCGGGAGAATTGACCAATGGGAAGCCCTGGGAGGCGGAGCTAGGGCGCCAGAAGCTAGAGGAAGACCTGCAAATTTCAAGTTGGCTGCGACGTGGGCtccgcgtgggggaggggcagcag gttttTCTCACTGGATCTCTGAATACCCAGGCCCCCTCCACCATGGCCAGTCGGGGTGGGGGCCGGGGTCGTGGCCGGGGCCAGCTGACCTTCAACATGGAGGCTGTGGGCATTGGGAAGGGGGAtgctcttcccccacccaccctgcagcCTTCTCCACTCTTCCCT CCCTTGGAGTTCCGCCCAGTGCCTCTGCCctcaggagaggaaggggaataTGTTCTGGCACTGAAGCAGGAGCTACGAGGGGCCATGAGGCAGCTCCCCTACTTCATCCGGCCAGCTGTCCCCAAGAGAG ATTGGCGACGTTTACCCCGTGAGTTAAAGATCCGAGTAAGGAAGCTACAAAAGGAAC GGACCCCCATCCTAATCCCCAAGAGGCCCCCCAAGAACACAGAAGATAAGGAAGAAACAATACAGAAACTGGAG ACcctggagaagaaggaggaggaagtgacttcagaggaagatgaagagaaagaagaagaagaagagaaggaagaggaagaagaagaggagtaCGACGAAGAAGAACATGAAGAG gAAACTGATTACATCATGTCATATTTTGACAATGGAGAGGACTTTGGGGGTGACAGTGATGACAATATGGATGAGGCTATATACTGA
- the POLR3GL gene encoding DNA-directed RNA polymerase III subunit RPC7-like isoform X3 — translation MCQVFLTGSLNTQAPSTMASRGGGRGRGRGQLTFNMEAVGIGKGDALPPPTLQPSPLFPPLEFRPVPLPSGEEGEYVLALKQELRGAMRQLPYFIRPAVPKRDVERYSDKYQMSGPIDNAIDWNPDWRRLPRELKIRVRKLQKERTPILIPKRPPKNTEDKEETIQKLETLEKKEEEVTSEEDEEKEEEEEKEEEEEEEYDEEEHEEETDYIMSYFDNGEDFGGDSDDNMDEAIY, via the exons atgtgccag gttttTCTCACTGGATCTCTGAATACCCAGGCCCCCTCCACCATGGCCAGTCGGGGTGGGGGCCGGGGTCGTGGCCGGGGCCAGCTGACCTTCAACATGGAGGCTGTGGGCATTGGGAAGGGGGAtgctcttcccccacccaccctgcagcCTTCTCCACTCTTCCCT CCCTTGGAGTTCCGCCCAGTGCCTCTGCCctcaggagaggaaggggaataTGTTCTGGCACTGAAGCAGGAGCTACGAGGGGCCATGAGGCAGCTCCCCTACTTCATCCGGCCAGCTGTCCCCAAGAGAG ATGTGGAGCGTTACTCAGACAAATATCAGATGTCAGGGCCGATTGACAATGCCATCGATTGGAACCCTG ATTGGCGACGTTTACCCCGTGAGTTAAAGATCCGAGTAAGGAAGCTACAAAAGGAAC GGACCCCCATCCTAATCCCCAAGAGGCCCCCCAAGAACACAGAAGATAAGGAAGAAACAATACAGAAACTGGAG ACcctggagaagaaggaggaggaagtgacttcagaggaagatgaagagaaagaagaagaagaagagaaggaagaggaagaagaagaggagtaCGACGAAGAAGAACATGAAGAG gAAACTGATTACATCATGTCATATTTTGACAATGGAGAGGACTTTGGGGGTGACAGTGATGACAATATGGATGAGGCTATATACTGA
- the POLR3GL gene encoding DNA-directed RNA polymerase III subunit RPC7-like isoform X4, translating into MASRGGGRGRGRGQLTFNMEAVGIGKGDALPPPTLQPSPLFPPLEFRPVPLPSGEEGEYVLALKQELRGAMRQLPYFIRPAVPKRDVERYSDKYQMSGPIDNAIDWNPDWRRLPRELKIRVRKLQKERTPILIPKRPPKNTEDKEETIQKLETLEKKEEEVTSEEDEEKEEEEEKEEEEEEEYDEEEHEEETDYIMSYFDNGEDFGGDSDDNMDEAIY; encoded by the exons ATGGCCAGTCGGGGTGGGGGCCGGGGTCGTGGCCGGGGCCAGCTGACCTTCAACATGGAGGCTGTGGGCATTGGGAAGGGGGAtgctcttcccccacccaccctgcagcCTTCTCCACTCTTCCCT CCCTTGGAGTTCCGCCCAGTGCCTCTGCCctcaggagaggaaggggaataTGTTCTGGCACTGAAGCAGGAGCTACGAGGGGCCATGAGGCAGCTCCCCTACTTCATCCGGCCAGCTGTCCCCAAGAGAG ATGTGGAGCGTTACTCAGACAAATATCAGATGTCAGGGCCGATTGACAATGCCATCGATTGGAACCCTG ATTGGCGACGTTTACCCCGTGAGTTAAAGATCCGAGTAAGGAAGCTACAAAAGGAAC GGACCCCCATCCTAATCCCCAAGAGGCCCCCCAAGAACACAGAAGATAAGGAAGAAACAATACAGAAACTGGAG ACcctggagaagaaggaggaggaagtgacttcagaggaagatgaagagaaagaagaagaagaagagaaggaagaggaagaagaagaggagtaCGACGAAGAAGAACATGAAGAG gAAACTGATTACATCATGTCATATTTTGACAATGGAGAGGACTTTGGGGGTGACAGTGATGACAATATGGATGAGGCTATATACTGA